A genomic region of Luteibacter aegosomatissinici contains the following coding sequences:
- the ftsH gene encoding ATP-dependent zinc metalloprotease FtsH produces MNEMAKNLLLWLIIAVVLLTVFQTFNPHSGSSQDMSYTAFAQQVDNGNVASGTITSSAPPTITGKLKDGGSYRTVVPVVGLSTSDLVKQMRDKGVELRQEPADNGFSLIGLLFNWLPIIIFVAVLIWFMRQMQAGSGGRGAMSFGRSRAKLQGEDQVKVNFTDVAGCDEAKEEVGELVEFLRDPGKFQKLGGKIPRGVLMVGPPGTGKTLLAKAIAGEAKVPFFSISGSDFVEMFVGVGASRVRDMFEQAKKHAPCIIFIDEIDAVGRHRGAGMGGGHDEREQTLNQLLVEMDGFEGTEGIIVIAATNRPDVLDPALLRPGRFDRQVVVGLPDVKGREQILKVHMRKVPTAADVDAMTIARGTPGFSGADLANLVNEAALFAARENAREVRMSHMDRARDKILMGAERRSMAMNDEEKKLTAYHEAGHAIIGRLVPEHDPVYKVTIIPRGRALGVTMYLPEGDRYSLNKVAIESQLASLYGGRVAEEIIFGVDKITTGASNDIERATKMARNMATKWGLSDELGPVMYGEEEDEVFIGRSVTQHKSVSNETARKIDEVVRTILDRAYARSKELLTTNIDKLHVMAEALLQYETIDARQIDDIMNGREPGPPADWQKPGSTPPPPPPRGDAGSAPDKVGKPATQL; encoded by the coding sequence ATGAATGAGATGGCTAAAAACCTGTTGCTGTGGCTGATCATCGCGGTGGTCCTCCTAACCGTGTTCCAGACCTTCAATCCGCACAGCGGATCGTCGCAGGACATGTCCTACACGGCGTTTGCCCAGCAAGTCGATAACGGCAACGTCGCCAGCGGCACGATCACCTCGTCGGCCCCGCCCACCATCACGGGCAAGCTGAAGGATGGTGGCAGCTACCGCACCGTGGTGCCGGTGGTCGGCCTGTCGACCAGCGACCTCGTCAAGCAGATGCGCGACAAGGGCGTCGAACTGCGCCAGGAGCCTGCCGATAACGGCTTCTCGCTGATCGGCCTGCTATTCAACTGGCTGCCCATCATTATCTTCGTCGCCGTCCTTATCTGGTTCATGCGCCAGATGCAGGCGGGCTCGGGTGGTCGTGGCGCCATGAGCTTCGGCCGCTCGCGCGCCAAGCTGCAGGGCGAGGACCAGGTCAAGGTCAACTTCACCGACGTGGCCGGGTGTGACGAGGCCAAGGAAGAAGTGGGCGAGCTGGTCGAGTTCCTCCGCGATCCGGGCAAGTTCCAGAAGCTGGGCGGCAAGATCCCGCGCGGCGTCCTGATGGTCGGTCCGCCCGGCACCGGCAAGACCCTGCTGGCCAAGGCCATTGCCGGCGAAGCCAAGGTCCCGTTCTTCTCGATCTCCGGTTCGGACTTCGTTGAGATGTTCGTGGGTGTCGGCGCCAGCCGTGTCCGCGACATGTTCGAGCAGGCCAAGAAGCACGCACCCTGCATCATCTTCATCGACGAAATCGACGCCGTCGGCCGCCACCGTGGCGCCGGCATGGGTGGCGGTCACGACGAGCGCGAGCAGACCCTGAACCAGCTGCTGGTCGAGATGGACGGCTTCGAAGGCACGGAAGGCATCATTGTCATCGCCGCGACCAACCGTCCGGACGTGCTCGATCCGGCGCTGCTGCGTCCGGGCCGCTTCGATCGCCAGGTCGTGGTTGGCCTGCCGGACGTCAAGGGCCGTGAGCAGATCCTCAAGGTGCACATGCGCAAGGTGCCGACCGCGGCCGATGTCGATGCCATGACCATCGCGCGCGGCACGCCGGGTTTCTCCGGCGCGGATCTCGCCAATCTCGTGAATGAGGCTGCGCTGTTTGCGGCGCGCGAGAACGCCCGCGAAGTGCGCATGAGCCACATGGACCGCGCCCGCGACAAGATCCTGATGGGCGCCGAGCGTCGCTCCATGGCGATGAACGACGAAGAGAAGAAGCTCACCGCCTATCACGAAGCCGGCCACGCCATCATTGGCCGCCTGGTGCCAGAACACGATCCGGTCTACAAGGTCACGATCATTCCGCGTGGCCGAGCGCTGGGCGTCACGATGTACCTGCCAGAAGGCGATCGGTACAGCCTGAATAAGGTCGCGATCGAATCGCAGCTGGCGTCGCTCTATGGCGGTCGTGTCGCGGAAGAGATCATCTTCGGCGTGGACAAGATCACGACCGGTGCATCCAACGATATCGAGCGTGCCACCAAGATGGCGCGCAACATGGCCACTAAGTGGGGCCTTTCCGATGAGCTGGGCCCCGTGATGTATGGCGAAGAGGAAGACGAGGTCTTCATCGGGCGCTCTGTCACGCAGCACAAGAGCGTCTCCAACGAGACGGCACGCAAGATCGACGAAGTGGTGCGCACGATCCTTGACCGCGCTTACGCGCGCAGCAAGGAGCTGCTCACCACCAACATCGACAAGCTGCACGTCATGGCGGAGGCGCTGCTCCAGTACGAGACGATCGACGCACGCCAGATCGACGACATCATGAATGGCCGCGAGCCTGGCCCGCCGGCTGACTGGCAGAAGCCGGGTTCCACGCCCCCGCCGCCACCGCCGCGTGGCGACGCCGGCTCGGCGCCCGACAAGGTCGGGAAGCCAGCGACGCAGCTGTAA
- the rlmE gene encoding 23S rRNA (uridine(2552)-2'-O)-methyltransferase RlmE, with amino-acid sequence MARSKSSSRWLKEHFDDPYVKRAQAEGMRSRAVFKLEEVLEKDRLIKPGMTIVDLGAAPGGWSQLARQRLGESGKVIALDILPMVGLSGVDFMQGDFREESVLRELESMLGGQKVDLVLSDMAPNMSGVALADQIRAMDLCDLARQFALDWLTPGGSFLVKLFQGAGFDEYLKNLRADFSRVTMRKPKASRARSREVYALATGLKSASRQPGENRA; translated from the coding sequence ATGGCACGCAGTAAAAGCAGCTCCCGCTGGCTCAAGGAGCATTTCGACGACCCCTACGTCAAGCGGGCCCAGGCCGAGGGGATGCGTTCGCGCGCCGTGTTCAAGCTGGAAGAGGTTCTTGAGAAAGATCGCCTGATCAAGCCCGGCATGACCATCGTCGACCTGGGCGCCGCCCCGGGCGGTTGGTCGCAGCTGGCCCGCCAGCGCCTTGGGGAATCCGGCAAGGTCATCGCCCTGGACATCCTGCCGATGGTCGGCTTGTCCGGCGTGGATTTCATGCAGGGCGATTTCCGTGAAGAAAGCGTGCTGCGTGAGCTGGAAAGCATGCTGGGCGGGCAAAAGGTCGATCTTGTCCTGTCCGACATGGCCCCCAATATGTCGGGTGTGGCCCTCGCGGACCAGATCCGCGCCATGGATCTTTGCGACCTTGCCCGGCAGTTTGCCCTCGATTGGCTGACACCCGGCGGGTCGTTCCTGGTGAAACTGTTCCAGGGGGCCGGTTTCGACGAGTACCTAAAGAACTTGCGCGCTGACTTCAGTCGCGTGACGATGCGTAAACCGAAGGCCTCCCGCGCGCGTTCGCGAGAGGTCTATGCGCTGGCGACCGGCCTCAAATCCGCGTCCCGGCAACCTGGCGAGAACCGCGCATGA
- the yhbY gene encoding ribosome assembly RNA-binding protein YhbY, with protein sequence MSLSPTQRRYLRSLAHDLSPVILLGNKGATDAVAKELGNALDQHELVKVKLSGGDKEERQAQIAFLTGETRAETVQEIGHVVVLFRRNEQDPKLALPR encoded by the coding sequence ATGTCGCTCTCCCCTACGCAGCGCCGCTACCTCCGCAGCCTGGCGCACGACCTTTCCCCGGTCATCCTGCTTGGCAACAAGGGCGCCACCGACGCCGTGGCCAAGGAACTGGGCAACGCCCTCGACCAGCACGAACTGGTAAAGGTGAAGCTGTCGGGGGGTGACAAGGAAGAGCGCCAGGCCCAGATCGCGTTCCTCACCGGCGAGACCCGTGCCGAGACCGTCCAGGAAATCGGCCACGTGGTGGTCCTGTTCCGCCGCAACGAACAGGATCCGAAGCTCGCCCTGCCCCGGTAA
- a CDS encoding Mth938-like domain-containing protein, with translation MDLTLDRPGEYLFVRRVSADTITVVDRDFHSSLLLMPEQVVEDWGITDAKQMSLADVETIAALKPEIVIVGTGERQVFPPAEVMAGFLRRGIGVEAMTSGSAARTYSLLSGEGRRVLVAFILPKQG, from the coding sequence ATGGATCTCACGCTCGACCGCCCCGGCGAATACCTTTTCGTACGCCGGGTCAGCGCGGACACCATCACCGTGGTGGATCGCGACTTTCATAGCAGCCTGCTGCTCATGCCCGAGCAGGTCGTCGAAGACTGGGGCATCACCGATGCGAAGCAGATGAGCCTGGCCGATGTGGAAACCATCGCCGCCCTGAAGCCCGAGATCGTGATCGTCGGCACCGGCGAACGGCAAGTGTTCCCGCCGGCCGAAGTGATGGCGGGCTTCCTGCGCCGCGGTATCGGCGTCGAAGCCATGACCAGCGGCTCGGCCGCTCGCACCTACAGCCTCCTATCCGGCGAGGGTCGCCGGGTCCTGGTTGCTTTCATCCTGCCCAAGCAAGGCTAA
- the panE gene encoding 2-dehydropantoate 2-reductase gives MRILVLGAGGTGGYFGGRLAQAGVDVTFLVRPPRAQVLDEQGLVIRSPFGDASLKVKHVTAETVADAGAFDLVLLSCKAYDLHSAIESIDPAVGEHTAVLPILNGLAHYATLDARFGPDKVIGGMCVISAGKGPNGEIIHYGNGASVTFGERDGEAHGDRCQALAQAFAQARVDHVHSTDITRDLWAKFTFLTALAGGTCLFRASIGDIVGTDDGRRLVEQLYDECLAVARASGQPVPDQARAMAWKVLTQEGSPLTASMLRDLESGQKIEGDHIVGDMLRRAHAQGIKAPMLETAWAHLQAFEARKARSS, from the coding sequence ATGCGTATCCTGGTCCTTGGCGCCGGCGGGACCGGCGGTTACTTCGGCGGGCGCCTCGCCCAGGCCGGCGTCGACGTCACCTTCCTGGTACGCCCGCCGCGCGCGCAGGTCCTGGATGAGCAAGGCCTCGTCATTCGCAGCCCGTTCGGGGACGCGTCACTTAAGGTGAAGCACGTCACGGCGGAAACCGTCGCCGACGCCGGCGCCTTCGATCTCGTACTGCTTTCGTGCAAAGCCTACGACCTGCACTCCGCCATCGAATCGATCGACCCGGCAGTGGGCGAGCACACGGCCGTCTTGCCCATCCTCAACGGCCTCGCCCACTACGCCACGCTCGATGCCCGCTTCGGTCCGGACAAGGTGATCGGTGGCATGTGTGTCATCAGCGCCGGGAAGGGTCCCAACGGCGAAATCATCCACTACGGCAACGGTGCATCGGTCACCTTCGGCGAGCGTGATGGCGAGGCCCACGGGGATCGCTGCCAGGCCCTGGCGCAGGCGTTCGCCCAGGCCAGGGTCGATCACGTCCATTCCACGGACATCACCCGCGACCTGTGGGCGAAATTCACCTTCCTCACGGCGCTGGCCGGGGGCACCTGCCTGTTTCGCGCCAGCATCGGCGATATCGTCGGTACGGACGATGGCCGGCGCCTGGTCGAGCAGCTCTACGATGAATGCCTTGCCGTAGCGCGAGCATCCGGCCAGCCCGTACCGGATCAGGCGCGGGCCATGGCATGGAAGGTGTTGACCCAGGAGGGCTCGCCACTGACGGCCTCGATGCTGCGCGACCTGGAGTCGGGGCAGAAGATCGAGGGCGACCATATCGTGGGTGACATGCTGCGTCGGGCGCATGCACAAGGGATCAAGGCGCCCATGCTGGAGACGGCGTGGGCGCATTTGCAGGCGTTCGAAGCGCGGAAGGCGCGCTCGAGCTGA
- a CDS encoding peptidoglycan DD-metalloendopeptidase family protein, with product MRTLRPLALAAAAGMVLLAAGCSDLDPTRHTVVVTRPAGYASPSPHAATPTPPPPGGTYRVVKGDTLYSIAFRNKVDFRDLASWNNVDSSYTIWPGQDLRLSPPDQGRVASSAPAPSHAAPVVAAVPPPAHPASTPSATAPSPQPGFQSVTEAESAPAPATTTNTPVVVAGKPAESVVPSPTAAAAAAATPSAPPPPVENPPASTPIIASGATRNAGGITWRWPADGTLIKRFASGDAIPGIEIGGKSGDPVRAAADGVVVYSGNGLVGYGELVIIKHSDSFLSAYGHNRKRLVKEGEKVKAGQTVAEMGSSGATRDELQFQIRRDGNPVDPLQFLPAK from the coding sequence ATGCGTACGCTTCGCCCGCTGGCACTGGCCGCGGCCGCTGGCATGGTTCTCCTTGCCGCCGGTTGCAGCGATCTGGATCCCACTCGCCATACCGTGGTGGTGACCCGTCCCGCCGGGTACGCCTCACCGTCACCGCACGCGGCTACCCCGACGCCACCGCCGCCGGGTGGCACGTACCGCGTGGTGAAGGGCGATACGCTCTACAGCATCGCGTTCCGAAACAAGGTCGATTTCCGCGACCTGGCCAGCTGGAACAACGTCGATTCGTCCTACACGATCTGGCCGGGCCAGGATCTGCGCCTGTCGCCGCCGGACCAGGGTCGGGTGGCGTCGTCGGCGCCTGCCCCCTCGCACGCGGCACCTGTGGTTGCCGCTGTGCCGCCGCCTGCGCACCCCGCAAGTACGCCTTCGGCGACGGCACCTTCGCCGCAGCCGGGGTTCCAGAGCGTGACCGAGGCTGAATCGGCGCCCGCCCCGGCGACAACCACGAACACGCCGGTGGTGGTTGCGGGCAAGCCCGCTGAATCGGTGGTCCCGTCGCCTACGGCGGCCGCGGCCGCTGCAGCGACGCCGTCTGCACCGCCGCCCCCGGTGGAGAACCCGCCTGCGTCGACGCCTATCATCGCCAGCGGTGCTACCCGCAATGCCGGCGGCATCACATGGCGCTGGCCGGCCGACGGCACCCTGATCAAGCGGTTCGCCTCGGGCGATGCCATTCCTGGTATCGAGATTGGTGGCAAATCAGGCGATCCGGTCCGTGCGGCCGCGGATGGCGTCGTCGTGTACAGCGGCAACGGGCTGGTCGGCTACGGCGAGCTGGTCATCATCAAGCATAGCGACAGCTTCCTTTCCGCCTACGGCCATAACCGAAAGCGCCTGGTAAAGGAGGGCGAGAAGGTGAAGGCCGGCCAGACCGTGGCGGAGATGGGTTCATCGGGCGCCACGCGCGACGAACTTCAGTTCCAGATTCGCCGCGATGGCAACCCGGTAGACCCACTGCAGTTCCTGCCGGCGAAGTAA
- a CDS encoding YqaA family protein produces the protein MRLFGSLYERAIAWARHRHAVRYLAGLSFAEAFIFPIMPEVMLAPMMLAEPRKAFRYANWSLLFSLLGSLVGYALGHFAYEALKPLLESLHLLAHIEEGVANLRKDMQAHALGLYIVLAMAALQPVVPMKFVTWASGIVGVPILPFLLCMLIGRGKRVWLLALLVRIFGERAEQMLRKHIEWIGWAVIVAIILLAAWWFLLR, from the coding sequence ATGCGGTTGTTCGGATCACTCTACGAGCGCGCCATTGCCTGGGCGCGCCACCGCCACGCCGTGCGCTACCTGGCTGGCCTGTCGTTCGCCGAAGCCTTTATTTTCCCCATCATGCCCGAGGTGATGCTGGCGCCCATGATGCTGGCGGAGCCCCGCAAGGCGTTCCGTTACGCCAACTGGAGCCTGCTGTTTTCATTGCTTGGCTCGTTGGTGGGGTACGCGCTGGGTCACTTTGCCTACGAAGCGCTGAAGCCGCTGCTGGAGTCCCTGCACCTCCTGGCGCATATCGAAGAGGGCGTGGCCAACCTCCGCAAGGATATGCAGGCCCACGCCCTGGGCCTGTACATCGTGCTGGCCATGGCGGCGTTGCAGCCGGTCGTGCCCATGAAGTTTGTTACCTGGGCTTCCGGCATCGTTGGCGTGCCCATCCTGCCGTTTCTGCTCTGCATGCTTATTGGCCGCGGCAAGCGCGTGTGGCTGCTGGCGCTGCTTGTCCGGATATTTGGTGAACGGGCGGAGCAGATGCTGCGCAAACACATCGAGTGGATCGGCTGGGCTGTTATCGTAGCCATCATCCTCCTGGCTGCCTGGTGGTTCCTGCTGCGATGA
- a CDS encoding protein-L-isoaspartate(D-aspartate) O-methyltransferase — MVNLHALPPSALRGEGMTSQRARDRLAAKLADEGIRDERVLEVIRQLPRHHFIDQALHSRAYENTALPIGHGQTISQPWIVARMTEALIEHGVPERVLEIGTGSGYQAAVLAGIVPTVYTVERIEELLRQARRRFRQLGIENLRSRHDDGKLGWPSDAPFDGIILTAAGDRVPLQLLDQLAPGGVLVAPVGSPSQQVLVRLRKDDHGEVIREELGAVSFVPLLGGIG, encoded by the coding sequence ATGGTGAACCTGCACGCCTTGCCGCCGTCGGCCTTGCGTGGCGAAGGCATGACCTCGCAACGCGCCCGCGATCGCCTGGCTGCGAAGCTGGCCGACGAAGGCATTCGTGACGAGCGCGTGCTGGAGGTTATCCGCCAACTGCCGCGCCACCATTTCATCGATCAGGCGCTGCACTCGCGGGCGTACGAAAACACGGCGTTGCCCATCGGCCATGGCCAGACCATCTCGCAGCCATGGATCGTGGCCCGCATGACCGAAGCCCTGATTGAACACGGCGTGCCCGAGCGCGTGCTCGAAATCGGCACGGGCTCGGGCTACCAGGCGGCCGTGCTCGCCGGCATCGTACCGACCGTTTACACCGTCGAGCGGATTGAAGAGCTGCTACGCCAGGCACGCCGCCGCTTTCGCCAGTTGGGTATCGAGAACCTGCGTTCCCGCCACGACGACGGAAAGCTCGGCTGGCCGTCGGACGCGCCGTTCGACGGCATCATCCTTACCGCTGCCGGCGATCGCGTTCCGCTGCAGCTCCTTGACCAGTTGGCACCGGGTGGCGTGCTGGTGGCGCCGGTAGGCAGCCCGAGCCAGCAGGTGCTCGTGCGGCTGCGCAAGGACGACCATGGCGAAGTGATCCGCGAAGAGCTTGGTGCGGTGAGTTTCGTCCCGCTTCTGGGTGGCATCGGCTGA
- the surE gene encoding 5'/3'-nucleotidase SurE, with the protein MQVLVSNDDGVEAPGIRILAERLAGFGTVTVVAPDRDRSGASNSLTLDAPIRVHRMDDGRYRVAGTPTDCVHLALSGLLEHETDIVVSGINNVANLGDDVIYSGTVSAAMEGRFLGLPAIAVSLVTKEGSGHHFESAASAVLMLVRRLVIDPLPADTILNVNVPDLPWDEIRGFEVTRLGKRHRSAPAIRTEDPRGRDMWWIGPPGKIDDEGPGTDFNAVSRGFVSVTPIHTDLTRFQALEKVSSWMLPLSAAMDNEEAA; encoded by the coding sequence ATGCAAGTTCTGGTTAGCAACGACGACGGCGTGGAGGCTCCGGGCATCCGGATCCTGGCCGAGCGTCTTGCCGGGTTCGGTACCGTCACGGTGGTCGCCCCGGACCGCGACCGCTCCGGTGCGAGCAACTCGCTCACCCTCGATGCGCCCATCCGGGTGCACCGCATGGACGATGGCCGCTACCGCGTGGCGGGTACGCCAACCGATTGCGTTCACCTGGCGCTATCGGGGTTGCTTGAGCACGAGACCGACATCGTGGTCTCCGGCATCAACAACGTGGCGAACCTGGGCGACGATGTCATTTATTCGGGTACCGTTTCCGCGGCCATGGAAGGGCGCTTCCTCGGTCTGCCGGCCATCGCCGTATCCCTGGTGACGAAGGAAGGCTCAGGGCACCATTTTGAGTCGGCCGCCAGCGCCGTGCTCATGCTGGTCCGCCGCCTGGTGATCGATCCGCTGCCTGCCGATACGATCCTGAACGTGAATGTCCCGGATCTGCCGTGGGATGAGATCCGTGGCTTTGAGGTGACTCGCCTCGGCAAGCGGCACCGCTCGGCGCCGGCCATTCGCACCGAGGATCCGCGCGGTCGTGACATGTGGTGGATCGGGCCGCCCGGCAAGATCGACGACGAAGGTCCGGGCACCGATTTCAACGCGGTGAGCAGGGGCTTTGTTTCGGTAACGCCCATTCATACCGACCTCACGCGTTTCCAGGCGCTGGAGAAGGTGAGCAGCTGGATGCTCCCGCTCTCGGCCGCCATGGATAACGAGGAGGCGGCGTGA
- a CDS encoding Smr/MutS family protein has product MKRRSPSVHDDDSRLFREAIGDVRPVVATESAPERPRPDPVPFMRDADEAAVPADSLLFDYDPADLEVGEELSYLRDGYPPKLLKQLKRGQFSIQADVDLHQMNAAAAQLTITEFLAECHRDGIRCVRIIHGKGLRSKAAGPVLKGLTDKLLRRRDDVVAFASARPMQGGTGAVVVLLKP; this is encoded by the coding sequence ATGAAACGACGCAGTCCTTCGGTACACGACGACGATAGCCGCCTGTTCCGCGAGGCGATCGGCGACGTTCGGCCCGTCGTGGCCACCGAAAGCGCGCCCGAGCGGCCCCGCCCCGATCCCGTGCCGTTCATGCGCGACGCGGACGAAGCCGCCGTGCCGGCCGATTCCTTACTGTTCGATTACGATCCGGCCGATCTCGAAGTCGGCGAAGAATTGTCGTACCTACGCGACGGCTATCCGCCCAAGTTGCTGAAACAACTCAAGCGCGGCCAGTTCAGCATCCAGGCCGATGTGGACCTTCACCAGATGAACGCCGCGGCGGCGCAACTCACCATTACGGAGTTTCTCGCCGAATGCCACCGCGATGGCATCCGCTGCGTGCGCATCATTCACGGCAAGGGCCTGCGTTCGAAAGCGGCAGGGCCCGTGCTGAAAGGGCTCACCGACAAGCTGCTACGCCGGCGTGACGATGTGGTGGCGTTCGCCTCGGCGCGACCCATGCAAGGCGGCACCGGGGCGGTGGTCGTCCTGCTCAAGCCCTGA
- the truD gene encoding tRNA pseudouridine(13) synthase TruD: MTENELPFAFGAPPLRARLRTQPEDFFVEEILGYEPDGAGEHAFVLVEKRGANTDWVAREVAKFAGTSPMNVGYAGMKDRHAVTRQVFTVQLPGKADPDWSAFPHADVKLTALGRHSRKIKRGALRGNRFVLVLREVEGDRAAAEVRLSAIAERGVPNYFGEQRFGLGGNNVEQARGMFKGRRVDRDKRSILLSAARSHIFNGVLAERVAAGTWDVGMDGEIWGLDGSRSWFGPEPFNDALAERLARFDIHPTGPLWGRGETPAGADVAALETEIAGRDADLAEGLAGARMDQERRALRLKPADFAWRWLDDGALEVSFALPAGAYATTVIREIATTV; encoded by the coding sequence ATGACCGAGAACGAACTGCCTTTCGCGTTTGGCGCGCCGCCGTTGCGTGCACGCCTGCGCACCCAGCCTGAGGATTTCTTCGTCGAGGAGATCCTGGGCTACGAGCCGGATGGGGCGGGCGAGCACGCGTTCGTGCTCGTGGAAAAGCGTGGCGCCAACACCGATTGGGTGGCACGCGAAGTGGCGAAGTTCGCCGGTACATCGCCCATGAATGTCGGCTACGCTGGCATGAAGGACCGGCATGCCGTGACCCGTCAGGTGTTTACCGTGCAATTGCCCGGCAAGGCCGATCCGGACTGGAGCGCGTTCCCGCACGCCGATGTGAAACTGACGGCACTCGGCCGTCACTCGCGCAAGATCAAGCGTGGCGCGCTGCGCGGCAATCGTTTCGTCCTGGTATTGCGCGAGGTCGAAGGCGACCGCGCGGCCGCTGAAGTGCGGCTTTCGGCCATCGCCGAACGTGGCGTGCCAAATTACTTCGGTGAGCAGCGCTTCGGCCTCGGTGGCAACAACGTCGAGCAGGCCCGTGGCATGTTCAAGGGGCGCAGGGTCGATCGAGACAAGCGCTCCATCCTGCTGTCGGCCGCGCGTTCGCACATCTTCAACGGCGTGCTTGCCGAGCGTGTCGCGGCCGGCACGTGGGATGTCGGGATGGACGGCGAGATATGGGGCCTGGACGGCTCGCGTTCGTGGTTTGGGCCGGAACCTTTCAATGACGCGCTGGCGGAGCGTCTCGCGCGCTTCGATATTCATCCGACCGGGCCGCTATGGGGCAGGGGAGAGACACCTGCGGGTGCCGACGTTGCCGCGCTGGAAACGGAAATCGCTGGCCGTGATGCGGACCTGGCCGAAGGCCTGGCCGGTGCACGCATGGATCAGGAACGTCGCGCGCTGCGTCTCAAGCCCGCCGACTTCGCCTGGCGCTGGCTGGATGATGGCGCCCTGGAAGTAAGCTTCGCTCTCCCGGCGGGTGCGTACGCCACGACCGTGATCCGTGAGATCGCCACCACCGTGTGA